A region of Fibrobacter succinogenes subsp. succinogenes S85 DNA encodes the following proteins:
- a CDS encoding thioredoxin family protein — MNGLRKNLAMKVAIFVVSAVLAAGASEDIKIVKINDDNFEKEILHSKKPVILEVSSTSCPPCLVMIPTLIGIAKNYSDIKIASIGIDEPNIEKIKNTLPIQAFPTFFFIKDGRIVNQRVGVVKEPELLSALDYTPKPNATQRAKNKPKKKNAHKNLVCKVDGQFNGLKNLVTISFVFGDSEIENVDIVTDVFVPPEQFDKRDQMMEHIRASGKGEVTPTMTGFQMHIDNDCRFMKAMDMKRTSTYGEMRAGLELQGFTCK; from the coding sequence ATGAACGGCTTAAGAAAAAATTTGGCGATGAAGGTCGCTATCTTTGTTGTGTCTGCGGTTCTTGCGGCGGGGGCGTCCGAAGATATTAAAATCGTTAAAATCAACGATGACAATTTCGAAAAGGAAATTCTGCATTCCAAGAAGCCTGTGATTCTTGAAGTTTCGTCGACGAGCTGCCCGCCGTGCCTTGTCATGATTCCGACGCTTATCGGTATTGCAAAAAATTACAGCGATATCAAGATCGCGTCTATCGGGATTGACGAGCCTAATATCGAGAAAATCAAGAATACGCTCCCGATTCAGGCGTTTCCGACGTTCTTTTTTATCAAGGACGGTCGCATTGTCAACCAGCGCGTGGGCGTTGTCAAGGAGCCTGAACTTCTGAGCGCTTTGGATTACACGCCGAAGCCGAATGCTACGCAAAGGGCAAAGAACAAACCGAAAAAGAAGAATGCGCACAAGAATCTTGTCTGCAAGGTGGATGGCCAGTTCAATGGACTCAAGAATCTTGTGACGATTTCGTTTGTGTTCGGCGATTCAGAAATTGAAAATGTCGATATCGTGACGGACGTGTTTGTGCCGCCGGAACAGTTTGACAAGCGCGACCAAATGATGGAACATATCCGTGCAAGCGGCAAGGGCGAGGTGACCCCGACGATGACGGGTTTCCAGATGCATATCGACAATGATTGCCGATTCATGAAGGCGATGGACATGAAGCGCACTTCGACTTACGGCGAAATGCGGGCCGGGCTTGAGTTGCAGGGATTTACTTGCAAGTAG